DNA from Flavobacteriales bacterium:
AATCGATTTTGGATAGCTTCTTCTAGTTTGATAGGACACATATTCCAAGTGTCGTATTCTGAATCTATAAAAATTGGCTTTGCTCTCTGATAAACTATAGGATTAGCACTAGCCGAAAACGTAAAGCTTGAACATAATACTTCGTCACCATCGGAAACACCTAGCAATACTAAAGCCAAATGAATGGCAGCTGTTCCAGAGCTTAATGCAGCAACTGAGTGTCCATTGGAAAAATCTGAAAGCTTCTCCTCAAAACGGTTTAAATGAGGTCCTACAGGAGCTATCCAATTAGCATCGAAAGCTTCATTAACATACGCAATTTCACTATCGCCCATATGAGGAGATGACAACCAAATTTTTGAATTAGCCATTGTTAAAAGTTTGTTCTAAAGATTGTAGCAAAGATAATTTTTAAATCTAAAATTAAATTTTGATTGTAGTAATAGTCTAAATTTATGCGCACTTTATCTGGGAAAATTACTTCATTATTGTACTTCTCTGGATTTTCTTGATGGCTTAGCAACTCTTCTTCATTGGCATACTTTAAACTTGCAGGTCCTGTAATACCTGGTCGTAATTCCAAAATTAGTCTGTCTTCGCCTTGAAGCTCATCAGCAAAACCTTTTACATCGGGTCTAGGCCCTACAATACTCATTTGACCAATTAATACATTCCATAATTCTGGTAACTCGTCAAGTTTATACTTTCGAATAAA
Protein-coding regions in this window:
- a CDS encoding sugar transferase, with the protein product MIKRFFDLTSSFIGILVLLPLMLIISILIKLDSKGPVFFIQNRIGKGGKLFAMIKFRSMSVLQKSKSTVSVKGDVRITKVGAFIRKYKLDELPELWNVLIGQMSIVGPRPDVKGFADELQGEDRLILELRPGITGPASLKYANEEELLSHQENPEKYNNEVIFPDKVRINLDYYYNQNLILDLKIIFATIFRTNF